A single window of Agromyces aureus DNA harbors:
- a CDS encoding lactonase family protein, with product MGSHPDSTFWVGASTLGRIGSPAAGIRRLVLSDQRMTLGEPIDVGANPTFLARARAGADTGDAVIAVVHELPEGLVSTWAGVEDLQARSEPISTGAAAPCHLAYSEEAGALYVANYHGGTVAAFRAASALQGSTVLTLTGGSVHPLRQVQPHPHQVVHDDARRRLLVPDLGADRIRSVSFDPERPWDLEHDRRSDIALHAGAGPRHLVVAGRLAIVANELDRSLSIVDLHEGMEMAWTHVGSDAPPRFGLSAVRVTRAGMVLVADRDVDGVHALHLDATAARLEPVASLKTGGRHPRDMELTGDERTLLVADQASDSIAAIALGRDGIPQSVVDVISTPAPTCLLHTA from the coding sequence ATGGGATCGCACCCGGACTCGACCTTCTGGGTGGGGGCGTCGACGCTCGGTCGAATCGGCTCGCCGGCTGCCGGGATTCGCCGCCTCGTTCTGAGTGATCAGCGGATGACGCTCGGCGAGCCGATCGACGTCGGCGCGAACCCGACGTTCCTCGCCCGCGCCCGGGCCGGCGCCGACACCGGCGATGCCGTGATCGCGGTCGTCCACGAGCTCCCGGAGGGGCTCGTCTCGACCTGGGCCGGGGTCGAAGATCTCCAGGCTCGGTCCGAGCCGATTTCGACCGGCGCCGCCGCTCCGTGCCACCTCGCCTACTCCGAGGAGGCAGGCGCCCTGTACGTCGCGAACTACCACGGGGGAACCGTGGCGGCGTTCCGAGCGGCGTCGGCGCTGCAGGGGTCGACGGTGCTCACGTTGACGGGCGGGTCGGTTCATCCGCTTCGCCAGGTGCAGCCGCATCCGCATCAGGTCGTCCACGACGACGCGCGGAGGCGGCTCCTCGTCCCGGATCTCGGCGCGGACCGTATCCGCTCCGTCTCCTTCGATCCGGAACGGCCGTGGGACCTCGAGCATGATCGGCGTTCCGATATCGCGCTGCACGCCGGCGCCGGCCCGCGCCACCTGGTCGTCGCCGGTCGCCTCGCGATCGTCGCGAACGAGCTCGATCGCTCGCTCAGCATCGTCGATCTCCATGAAGGTATGGAGATGGCATGGACGCACGTGGGGTCCGATGCGCCGCCACGGTTCGGCCTCTCCGCCGTGCGCGTGACCCGTGCCGGCATGGTCCTCGTCGCCGATCGCGACGTCGATGGAGTCCATGCGCTGCATCTCGACGCTACGGCTGCACGGCTGGAACCCGTCGCGAGCCTCAAGACCGGAGGTCGGCATCCGCGGGACATGGAATTGACCGGGGACGAGCGTACGCTCCTCGTCGCCGACCAGGCTTCGGACTCGATCGCTGCGATCGCGCTCGGCCGCGATGGCATCCCCCAGTCGGTCGTGGACGTGATCTCCACGCCTGCTCCGACCTGCCTTCTGCATACGGCCTAG
- a CDS encoding ATP-binding protein, protein MLASSREGIPTLLTVTGPAGAGKSSLLRELMVRAEGFEIRQSHSASRERARQRRGGVTVFGCGTRCLRGTEGHAVPRPYRRPEGGHRPCATGA, encoded by the coding sequence ATGCTGGCGAGCTCCCGAGAGGGAATCCCGACCCTGCTGACGGTGACCGGGCCGGCCGGCGCCGGCAAGAGCTCCCTCCTTCGAGAGCTGATGGTGCGGGCCGAGGGCTTCGAAATCCGACAGTCGCACTCGGCGAGTCGCGAGCGCGCTCGGCAACGTCGAGGCGGCGTCACGGTCTTCGGCTGCGGCACGAGATGCCTACGCGGCACTGAGGGCCACGCCGTACCGCGACCGTACCGACGCCCAGAAGGCGGACATCGTCCCTGCGCAACCGGTGCCTGA
- a CDS encoding DNA polymerase III subunit delta', translated as MSVWSELTGQEQAIAVFRGAAEASGARSSTSSQGSQGSQAPKAPKASQQMTHSWLITGPPGSGRSNLAYAFAVALISGDPDGDEPTRIQVEARSHPDLHVLATEGVIIKRDDVRDIVKRSHYAPSIGRHRVIIVEDADRMTEQTSNFLLKELEEPPERTVWILCAPSEADLIPTIRSRVRSVRLLMPSIADVAALLERRDGVDPVLAERSAREAQSHIGMAHRLATSEDARRRREETLRLALQVRSAATAVSTAARFLAIAGDDAKAITELRDAEEREHALHSLGIAPGQAVPAALRPQIKALEDDQKRRATRSLRDGIDRILVDLTSLYRDVLLLQLGAEVELVNRELVDELRRAAASVAPMRTLATLDAIQEARERIEGNVAPALALEAMLVSAIRRPDSERGAA; from the coding sequence GTGAGCGTGTGGAGCGAGTTGACCGGCCAGGAGCAGGCGATCGCCGTCTTCCGGGGTGCTGCCGAGGCATCCGGAGCTCGCTCATCGACGAGCTCGCAGGGCTCGCAGGGCTCGCAGGCCCCGAAGGCCCCGAAGGCATCGCAGCAGATGACGCACTCGTGGCTCATCACCGGCCCGCCGGGATCGGGGCGTTCGAACCTCGCGTACGCGTTCGCCGTGGCGCTCATCTCCGGCGACCCCGACGGCGACGAGCCGACCCGCATCCAGGTCGAGGCGCGCAGCCACCCCGACCTGCACGTGCTCGCGACCGAGGGCGTCATCATCAAGCGCGACGACGTGCGCGACATCGTCAAGCGCTCGCACTACGCGCCGTCGATCGGCCGTCACCGCGTGATCATCGTCGAAGACGCCGACCGCATGACCGAGCAGACCTCGAACTTCCTGCTGAAGGAGCTCGAGGAGCCGCCCGAGCGCACCGTCTGGATCCTTTGCGCCCCCAGCGAGGCCGACCTCATCCCCACGATCCGCTCGCGCGTGCGTTCGGTGCGGCTGCTCATGCCCAGCATCGCGGATGTCGCGGCGCTCCTCGAGCGTCGCGACGGCGTCGACCCGGTGCTCGCCGAACGCTCCGCCCGCGAGGCGCAGAGTCACATCGGCATGGCGCACCGTCTCGCCACGAGCGAGGATGCTCGCCGTCGCCGCGAGGAGACGCTGCGGCTCGCGCTGCAGGTGCGCTCCGCCGCGACCGCGGTCTCGACGGCCGCGCGGTTCCTCGCGATCGCGGGCGACGACGCCAAGGCGATCACCGAGCTCCGCGACGCCGAGGAGCGCGAGCACGCGCTGCACTCGCTCGGCATCGCACCCGGGCAGGCTGTGCCGGCCGCGCTCAGGCCGCAGATCAAGGCGCTCGAAGACGACCAGAAGCGGCGGGCGACGCGCAGCCTGCGCGACGGCATCGACCGGATCCTCGTCGACCTCACCTCGCTCTACCGCGACGTGCTGCTGCTGCAGCTCGGGGCCGAGGTCGAGCTCGTCAACCGCGAGCTCGTCGACGAGCTGCGCCGGGCCGCGGCATCCGTCGCCCCGATGCGCACGCTCGCGACGCTCGACGCCATCCAGGAGGCGCGCGAACGCATCGAGGGCAACGTCGCCCCCGCGCTCGCGCTCGAGGCGATGCTCGTCTCCGCCATCCGCCGACCCGATTCCGAACGAGGGGCTGCATGA
- a CDS encoding response regulator transcription factor, giving the protein MPDELSVLTAREKDVATLLVSGYSYAQIAKQLYLSRSTVSYHLSNIYAKTGVESRHGLTQLVRGELIA; this is encoded by the coding sequence GTGCCTGATGAGCTGAGCGTCCTCACGGCGAGGGAGAAGGACGTCGCCACGCTCCTCGTCTCGGGATACAGCTACGCGCAGATCGCGAAGCAGTTGTACTTGAGTCGAAGCACGGTGAGCTACCACCTCTCCAACATCTATGCGAAGACCGGCGTCGAGTCCCGCCACGGCCTGACGCAGCTGGTGCGCGGCGAACTGATCGCCTGA
- a CDS encoding bifunctional 4-hydroxy-2-oxoglutarate aldolase/2-dehydro-3-deoxy-phosphogluconate aldolase produces the protein MNDSFDVLLGRSPVMAILRGMGAEKTLEISKLAWALGVDCVEVPLQTDRDHDTLTALARAAASAGRAVGAGTILDERGVAAAVAAGARFTVSPGWDPEVARASLDAGLPHLPGVGSASDVHHARKFGLRWVKAFPAAQLGPDWITAMKAPFPDMSFVATGGITIENAEAFLEAGASAVAIGSALADTERAADLLRSTARFTA, from the coding sequence ATGAACGACTCATTCGACGTCCTGCTCGGCCGTTCACCCGTGATGGCGATCCTCCGGGGCATGGGTGCGGAGAAGACGCTGGAGATCTCGAAGCTCGCCTGGGCGTTGGGCGTCGACTGCGTCGAGGTTCCGCTGCAGACCGACCGGGATCACGACACCCTGACCGCGCTCGCCCGCGCCGCGGCATCCGCAGGCCGCGCGGTCGGCGCGGGCACGATCCTCGACGAACGCGGGGTGGCCGCGGCCGTCGCCGCGGGGGCCCGTTTCACCGTCAGTCCGGGCTGGGACCCCGAGGTCGCCCGCGCGTCGCTGGATGCCGGACTCCCCCATCTCCCCGGTGTCGGGTCCGCGAGCGACGTGCACCATGCCCGGAAGTTCGGGCTGAGATGGGTCAAGGCGTTCCCTGCCGCGCAACTCGGTCCCGACTGGATCACCGCGATGAAGGCGCCGTTCCCCGACATGTCGTTCGTCGCGACGGGCGGCATCACCATCGAGAACGCCGAGGCCTTCCTCGAGGCGGGTGCGTCGGCGGTCGCGATCGGTTCGGCGCTGGCAGACACCGAACGGGCGGCCGACCTGCTCAGGTCGACCGCCCGCTTCACCGCCTGA
- a CDS encoding DUF4244 domain-containing protein — MPVSTAVPLDDTARDIGADAPPSRPSAPRRVLRRLAVALSGEGGAATAEYAVATMAAVGFAGLLVIILRGDEVRGILTDLVRNALTVG; from the coding sequence ATGCCCGTCTCCACCGCCGTCCCTCTCGACGACACCGCTCGCGATATCGGGGCGGATGCGCCGCCGTCCCGGCCCTCCGCGCCTCGCCGCGTACTCCGACGACTCGCCGTCGCCCTCTCGGGCGAGGGAGGTGCCGCGACCGCCGAGTACGCCGTCGCCACGATGGCCGCCGTCGGCTTCGCGGGGCTGCTCGTCATCATCCTGCGCGGCGACGAGGTGCGCGGCATCCTCACCGATCTCGTGCGGAATGCCCTCACGGTCGGCTGA
- a CDS encoding VOC family protein, whose protein sequence is MSVLRLDNIAIVVADLDAAIAFFAELGLEFEDRARIEGAWADRTVGLDGVRSEIAMMRTPDGRSRLELTQYHHPAASAPEPAIPPSNTLGLHRLMFAVDDLDDTVARLRPHGAEVLDEIVDYEDVYRLCYLRGPGGIIVALAEQVG, encoded by the coding sequence ATGAGCGTTCTGCGCCTGGACAACATCGCCATCGTGGTCGCCGATCTCGACGCCGCGATCGCGTTCTTCGCCGAACTCGGCCTCGAGTTCGAGGATCGCGCTCGAATCGAGGGCGCCTGGGCCGATCGCACGGTCGGACTCGACGGCGTGCGGAGCGAGATCGCGATGATGCGAACGCCCGACGGGCGCAGTCGGCTCGAACTGACGCAGTATCACCACCCCGCGGCATCCGCCCCGGAACCCGCGATCCCGCCGTCGAACACGCTGGGACTGCACCGTCTCATGTTCGCCGTCGACGACCTCGACGACACGGTCGCGCGCCTCCGGCCGCACGGCGCCGAGGTGCTCGACGAGATCGTGGACTACGAGGATGTCTACCGGCTCTGCTACCTGCGCGGGCCGGGCGGCATCATCGTCGCCCTCGCCGAGCAGGTCGGCTGA
- a CDS encoding chitinase N-terminal domain-containing protein, which translates to MKTRILAIPLAAALIVTGTLGLASSPSPAEAAATEIIVDNAHATTTGSWTTSTFKKNYFGANYATTPKAATATATIRWTPDVVDPGVYGVYYWLPDGGNDRAWDIPIKVHDELGDVGYSIDATPAVGGQWIHLGDHSFTAGTAGYVELTNKAGAVVVADAIKLGAPIGLLDYTIRPDIEKQKILGIGVEIQSDSIGSGNNGLPDDSPAYVPGDLIPSERQRLYDEMLTGFRYVRLAMGLYLRGVTPDGKNIVERYEGQMDDLKELIEESGIEGADVEYWSPAPYWKDNDNLIRGSLDLVHIEDEAERDAWVDEYSDAMMQDIEYLEANGVPVKQWSLQNEPTALTGYSSIYIDHEEYFDVFKTMAAKIKAHDPDIFIHGDSHHGQYGQGSELIRNDQGETDAEGNVVRRPALDYLDGWSHHRNWNTSDDLIRDRVSLNANTGGKAVFNSEWEFLDGKTSETRMIETAQSIMNWMTFMDAPTWYWLHALKPTYNEEAVGYGLGLWRPSDDAIEPGDPHADIAPQHWKAIPTNWHGVAPFVQHLPWDSTRLQVDERVTRTSQRIMAWESPEGELGLALTNRSDSPFRFNIDLGSNQTISGHRYDKTVEDQLLGEKSGQIVQVVVPPKTIEIWSADAGDTAPVLASSTLTAEQGSLEPGDTTVTTLTGTLSDGTAADLATGTVAYSSSAPTVATVDSDGLVTAVGAGSAEITASVTLGGVTVTTAPLVVTVTAPVLAKGVPGIPQVSDDAGHRTGLNDGNFTVTTNMWWGDNASSFTLLENGVPIHTEALTDATPLAQVVRVPIANKPNGTYTYVAELSNAFGSRSSAPRVIEVEDANPGVPALSHDNWDRNGAFTVTADLWWGTNATSYRVYENDVVVAEGPLTASSPAAQRARFAASDRAAGDWRYRFELVNASGVTSSAPLVVHVDG; encoded by the coding sequence ATGAAGACTCGAATCCTTGCGATACCGCTCGCAGCGGCGCTGATAGTTACCGGGACACTGGGGCTGGCGTCGTCCCCGAGCCCAGCCGAAGCCGCCGCGACCGAGATCATCGTCGACAACGCTCACGCCACGACCACGGGGTCCTGGACGACGTCGACGTTCAAGAAGAACTACTTCGGCGCCAACTACGCGACGACCCCCAAGGCCGCCACGGCGACCGCGACGATTCGATGGACTCCGGACGTCGTCGACCCGGGTGTGTACGGCGTGTACTACTGGCTTCCCGACGGCGGCAACGATCGCGCCTGGGACATCCCCATCAAGGTGCACGACGAGCTCGGAGACGTCGGGTACTCGATCGACGCGACGCCCGCGGTCGGTGGACAGTGGATCCACCTCGGCGACCATTCCTTCACGGCGGGAACGGCCGGATACGTCGAGCTGACGAACAAGGCGGGCGCCGTCGTCGTCGCCGACGCGATCAAGCTCGGTGCGCCCATCGGGCTGCTCGACTACACGATTCGCCCGGACATCGAGAAGCAGAAGATCCTCGGCATCGGCGTCGAGATCCAGAGCGACAGCATCGGCTCGGGGAACAACGGGCTTCCCGACGACAGCCCTGCCTACGTGCCCGGGGACCTCATCCCCTCCGAGCGCCAGCGCCTCTACGACGAGATGCTCACCGGCTTCCGGTACGTGCGGCTCGCAATGGGGCTCTATCTTCGCGGCGTCACGCCCGATGGCAAGAACATCGTCGAACGGTACGAGGGTCAGATGGACGACCTCAAGGAACTCATCGAGGAGTCCGGGATCGAGGGCGCCGATGTCGAGTACTGGTCGCCCGCACCGTACTGGAAGGACAACGACAACCTTATTCGAGGCAGCCTCGACCTCGTCCACATCGAAGATGAGGCCGAACGCGATGCGTGGGTCGACGAGTACAGCGACGCGATGATGCAGGACATCGAGTACCTCGAGGCGAACGGCGTTCCGGTCAAGCAGTGGAGCCTGCAGAACGAGCCCACGGCGCTGACCGGCTACTCCTCGATCTACATCGACCACGAAGAGTACTTCGACGTGTTCAAGACGATGGCCGCGAAGATCAAGGCGCACGACCCCGACATCTTCATCCACGGCGACAGCCACCACGGCCAGTACGGTCAGGGATCCGAGCTCATCCGCAACGATCAGGGCGAGACGGATGCCGAGGGCAACGTCGTGCGCCGGCCCGCCCTGGACTACCTCGACGGCTGGTCGCACCACCGGAACTGGAACACGAGTGACGACCTCATCCGCGACCGGGTCTCGCTGAACGCCAACACCGGCGGAAAGGCCGTGTTCAACAGCGAGTGGGAGTTCCTCGACGGCAAGACCAGCGAGACCCGCATGATCGAGACGGCGCAGTCGATCATGAACTGGATGACGTTCATGGACGCGCCGACCTGGTACTGGCTGCACGCCCTCAAGCCCACCTACAACGAGGAGGCGGTCGGCTACGGGCTGGGCCTGTGGCGGCCGAGTGACGACGCGATCGAGCCGGGCGACCCGCACGCCGACATCGCTCCGCAGCACTGGAAGGCCATCCCGACCAACTGGCACGGTGTCGCACCGTTCGTGCAGCACCTCCCCTGGGACTCCACGCGCCTGCAAGTCGACGAGCGAGTCACCCGCACCAGCCAGCGCATCATGGCGTGGGAGTCTCCGGAGGGCGAGCTCGGGCTCGCTCTGACGAACCGCTCCGACTCGCCCTTCCGATTCAACATCGACCTGGGCAGCAACCAGACGATTTCGGGTCACCGGTACGACAAGACGGTCGAGGATCAGCTCCTCGGCGAGAAGAGCGGGCAGATCGTGCAGGTCGTGGTGCCGCCGAAGACGATCGAGATCTGGAGTGCGGACGCGGGTGACACCGCGCCTGTCCTGGCTTCCTCGACCCTCACGGCGGAGCAGGGGAGCCTGGAACCGGGCGACACGACGGTCACCACCCTGACCGGAACGCTCAGCGACGGGACCGCCGCGGACCTGGCGACCGGAACCGTTGCGTACTCGTCGAGCGCCCCGACCGTCGCCACGGTGGATTCGGATGGCCTGGTCACCGCGGTGGGCGCGGGATCCGCCGAGATCACCGCGTCGGTCACCTTGGGCGGGGTCACCGTGACGACGGCGCCGCTCGTCGTGACGGTCACCGCGCCGGTGCTCGCGAAGGGCGTGCCCGGGATCCCGCAGGTCTCCGACGATGCCGGCCATCGCACGGGGCTCAACGACGGGAACTTCACGGTCACGACCAACATGTGGTGGGGCGACAACGCATCCTCCTTCACGTTGCTGGAGAACGGCGTCCCGATCCACACGGAGGCGCTGACGGATGCCACGCCGCTGGCGCAGGTGGTTCGCGTGCCGATCGCGAACAAGCCGAATGGGACCTACACCTATGTCGCCGAACTCTCGAACGCGTTCGGTTCGCGAAGCAGTGCGCCGCGCGTGATCGAGGTCGAGGATGCGAACCCCGGCGTTCCCGCCCTGTCGCATGACAATTGGGACCGCAATGGCGCGTTCACGGTGACGGCCGATCTCTGGTGGGGCACCAACGCCACGTCCTATCGCGTCTACGAGAACGACGTCGTGGTGGCCGAAGGCCCCTTGACGGCGAGTTCGCCCGCCGCACAGCGCGCGCGCTTCGCGGCATCCGATCGGGCGGCGGGCGACTGGCGGTACCGGTTCGAACTCGTCAACGCATCGGGCGTTACCTCGAGTGCGCCACTCGTGGTGCACGTCGACGGATAG
- a CDS encoding alpha/beta hydrolase: MTVTSDPMRRPRRRAGRIAAVAGALVALLVMTGCVPSFLKPQTSESTPTGEDVAADLQPFYGQVLAWENCGGAFDCATAKAPLDWESPADGEVELALVRHRATGERIGSLLVNPGGPGGSGYDFVKDSLDYAVGEPLQQNFDVIGFDPRGVGRSSAVACYDPAQMDSFLFDIVPGERGSDEWIQNVGKVKADFGAACGENTGALLGEIDTKSAARDLDMLRAALGDDQLNYLGYSYGTFLGATYAGLFPDKVGRLVLDGAVDPAAQEEDVSREQAVGFESALRAYLADCLAGGDCPFSGSVDAAMNEISRLLASVDASPMRGSDGREVGADTLVTAIVYPLYSADSWPYLSQMLDAVMLGDADAALQFADAYYGRNADGTYNDNSTESFLAINCLDYTYQSDVAVMREKAAEIAAAAPVIGPYFGYGDLGCISWPFPSNVERAPIAAEGAAPIVVIGTTNDPATPYAWAVSLADQLDSGVLVTYEGEGHTAYNKSNDCIAGAVERYFIDGTVPSDGTTC; the protein is encoded by the coding sequence ATGACCGTGACATCCGACCCGATGCGGCGCCCGCGCCGCCGAGCTGGCCGCATCGCGGCGGTCGCCGGAGCCCTCGTGGCGCTGCTCGTGATGACGGGATGCGTGCCGTCGTTCCTGAAGCCGCAGACCTCGGAGTCGACGCCGACCGGCGAAGACGTCGCGGCCGACCTGCAGCCGTTCTACGGCCAGGTGCTGGCGTGGGAGAACTGCGGCGGCGCGTTCGACTGCGCCACGGCCAAGGCGCCGCTCGACTGGGAGTCGCCCGCCGACGGCGAGGTGGAGCTCGCGCTCGTGCGGCACAGGGCCACGGGCGAGCGCATCGGCTCGCTGCTCGTGAACCCCGGCGGCCCTGGCGGCTCCGGCTACGACTTCGTCAAGGACTCGCTCGACTACGCCGTCGGCGAGCCGCTGCAGCAGAACTTCGACGTGATCGGCTTCGACCCCCGCGGCGTCGGACGCTCGTCGGCCGTCGCCTGCTACGACCCCGCCCAGATGGACTCCTTCCTCTTCGACATCGTGCCCGGCGAACGTGGCAGCGACGAGTGGATCCAGAACGTCGGCAAGGTCAAGGCCGACTTCGGTGCGGCGTGCGGCGAGAACACGGGCGCCCTGCTCGGCGAGATCGACACGAAGAGCGCGGCCCGCGACCTCGACATGCTCCGCGCCGCGCTCGGCGACGACCAGCTGAACTACCTCGGCTACTCGTACGGGACCTTCCTCGGCGCCACCTACGCCGGGCTGTTCCCCGACAAGGTCGGCCGACTCGTGCTCGACGGCGCGGTCGACCCCGCCGCGCAGGAGGAGGATGTCTCGCGCGAGCAGGCCGTCGGGTTCGAGTCGGCGCTGCGCGCCTACCTCGCCGACTGCCTCGCAGGCGGCGACTGTCCGTTCTCGGGCAGCGTCGACGCCGCGATGAACGAGATCAGCCGGCTCCTGGCCTCGGTCGATGCCAGCCCCATGCGGGGCAGCGACGGACGCGAGGTCGGCGCCGACACGCTCGTGACGGCCATCGTGTACCCGCTCTACAGTGCGGACTCGTGGCCCTATCTCAGCCAGATGCTCGACGCGGTCATGCTCGGCGACGCCGATGCGGCGCTGCAGTTCGCCGACGCGTACTACGGGCGCAACGCCGACGGCACCTACAACGACAACTCGACCGAGTCGTTCCTCGCGATCAACTGCCTCGACTACACGTACCAGTCCGACGTCGCCGTCATGCGCGAGAAGGCCGCCGAGATCGCCGCAGCCGCCCCCGTGATCGGCCCGTACTTCGGATACGGCGACCTGGGCTGCATCTCGTGGCCGTTCCCGTCGAACGTCGAGCGGGCGCCGATCGCCGCAGAAGGCGCCGCGCCGATCGTCGTCATCGGCACGACGAACGACCCGGCCACGCCCTACGCCTGGGCGGTCTCGCTCGCCGACCAGCTCGACAGCGGCGTGCTCGTGACCTACGAGGGCGAAGGGCACACGGCCTACAACAAGTCCAACGACTGCATCGCCGGTGCCGTCGAGCGGTACTTCATCGACGGAACCGTGCCCTCCGACGGCACCACCTGCTGA
- a CDS encoding Rv3654c family TadE-like protein, with protein sequence MRRADELGAASIVSVGLIAAIVLLTTLTLGVVAGYVDARRAAATADAAALAAADAATGAISGLPCEVADRMAQRNGARLVSCAVDTAAVSTVTVVVPGRIPGLDAEATARAGPPGSP encoded by the coding sequence ATGCGGCGAGCGGACGAGCTCGGTGCCGCCTCCATCGTGTCGGTCGGCCTCATCGCGGCGATCGTGCTGCTCACGACGCTCACGCTCGGCGTCGTCGCGGGGTATGTCGACGCCCGACGTGCGGCGGCGACGGCCGACGCGGCCGCGCTCGCCGCAGCAGATGCGGCGACCGGGGCTATTTCCGGGCTGCCGTGCGAGGTCGCCGACCGGATGGCGCAGCGCAACGGCGCGCGACTCGTCTCGTGCGCGGTCGACACCGCGGCCGTGAGCACGGTCACCGTCGTGGTGCCGGGCCGGATCCCCGGGCTGGACGCCGAGGCGACCGCGCGCGCCGGGCCGCCGGGCAGCCCGTGA
- the tmk gene encoding dTMP kinase, with amino-acid sequence MTRGVFITLEGGDGTGKTTQSELLAAWLGEQGRQVVRTREPGGTDVGVEVREIVLHHRGDIAPRAEALLYAADRAHHVATLVRPALERGDVVIQDRYIDSSVAYQGAGRVLDPEAVRGLSEWATDGLQPDLTVLLDLDAASARARLDRARTRYDRLEAEASEFHDRVRAAFLALADREPDRFLVLDASAPVDEIQALIRARVSSLV; translated from the coding sequence GTGACCCGCGGCGTCTTCATCACCCTCGAAGGCGGCGACGGCACCGGCAAGACCACGCAGTCGGAGCTGCTCGCCGCCTGGCTCGGCGAGCAGGGCCGCCAGGTCGTGCGTACGCGCGAGCCGGGCGGCACCGACGTCGGCGTCGAGGTGCGCGAGATCGTGCTCCACCACCGTGGAGACATCGCGCCGCGTGCGGAGGCGCTGCTCTACGCGGCCGACCGTGCGCACCACGTCGCCACGCTCGTGCGCCCGGCGCTCGAACGCGGCGACGTCGTGATCCAGGACCGCTACATCGACTCGTCGGTCGCCTACCAGGGTGCCGGGCGCGTGCTCGATCCGGAGGCCGTTCGCGGTCTCTCCGAGTGGGCGACCGACGGCCTGCAGCCCGACCTCACCGTGCTGCTCGACCTCGATGCGGCCTCGGCCAGGGCGCGACTCGATCGCGCGCGCACCCGGTACGACCGGCTCGAGGCCGAGGCATCCGAGTTCCACGATCGCGTACGTGCGGCCTTCCTCGCCCTCGCGGACCGCGAGCCCGACCGGTTCCTCGTGCTCGACGCGTCGGCGCCGGTCGACGAGATCCAGGCGCTCATCCGCGCGCGGGTCTCGAGCCTCGTCTGA
- a CDS encoding TadE family type IV pilus minor pilin, translated as MTAEFAVALPAIMLVLAICLASVHLVTVQVRLTDAAAAAARALGRGESVGVASGIVSRIAGGAELAHADDGTFTCVTLQASGGGLLAPITLTSEACAMSGGR; from the coding sequence GTGACGGCGGAGTTCGCCGTCGCGCTGCCCGCGATCATGCTCGTGCTCGCGATCTGCCTCGCATCGGTGCACCTCGTGACCGTGCAGGTGCGGCTCACGGATGCCGCGGCCGCCGCCGCACGCGCGCTCGGGCGGGGCGAGAGCGTCGGCGTCGCGTCCGGCATCGTGTCCCGGATCGCCGGGGGTGCCGAACTCGCCCATGCCGACGACGGCACGTTCACGTGCGTGACGCTGCAGGCGTCGGGAGGAGGGCTGCTCGCGCCGATCACCCTGACGAGCGAGGCGTGCGCCATGTCGGGCGGTCGGTGA